AAGTTATTCAAGTTTTTAACATTTGCTCTTtgtgaaagtattcatgacaaaaacaacagtccactaaatataaatataatattgacGTGTGCATAGTTTAGAAAAAGGATCGTAAATACAGCTTGTTAGCAATTGTAAATAAAGATGACAGTAAAAGCAGTAAATGGAGCCTCACCGGTCACTGACGCTCGCACTTTCAGATTCAGGATGCTCGAGCGCCACAGCAAAGTCCTCCCCGTCACTATCCAGCTCACATGTTTCTGTGGATTTGTACATTTCCTGTTTACGTTCCTCCTCCGTGTTTGAATTAGGAGTCATTTCAAACTCGTGTTCAAGTCCGACCTtctcctcttgctctctttctgcCCGAGGCTCAAGATGTTCCTCCACCTCATGAGGGGACACCTTGGGTTCCTCTCGAGTGTAAAGGTCTTCCTTCGCATCCATCCACACGTCCTGCTCATGTTCCTCCTTCAGTTGAACTGGCTCCTGTGCCGGCTCACAAGGTTTACAGATCAGTGTCTGACTCGCTGCTCTTCTTTCTGCTTGCCTCACTGGTTGTATTGACTCTGCTGCCTGGACACTGGAGGCTGCTCTCtctgttgatttgatttgttctaCTGTTTCCATTGCTTGGATGCTGATGTCCGGCCGTACAGGTTGAATGCCTGCTCTGTCAGAATCTGAGTTTAGCTCTGGTTCTGGGGTTTCTGTTGCGTGATCAGCGACCTCCGTTAGCTCCATCTGTTTCTGGCTGTCGGCTCTCTGTATCGGATTTACAGGTTCAACTTTCCCGACTGTCTGAACTTTGATCTCCGACATGTCTGTTGCAGGTGGTGGCAGAGCTGCTGCACTTGCTTGCCTTAACTGGATGTTGAGTTTGACTTGAATGGAAACACTTGAAGGGGACTCTACGTTACATGTTGACGGGATAATCCCAGAGTTCTGGTGGGCGACTGATCCAGCGTTACTAGGTGTTACAATCGGATTTTGTGTTCTTTCATgaataatttgatttgatttgacctcTTCTCCTGCGACATCTGCTTCTGATTGTTCCAGTTCAGCTTTACTTTCCTTCAAATCATCTTTTTGATTATAGATGTAGGGATCTAAACATCCTGAAACATCTTGCATGAGATCCTCGGACACTTGCTGATCAGTTGCACAGACATCATTGGAGACTTCTTCTCGTCTTTCCCTGAAGTTTTCACTTCTATCCACCGTCGCTTTTGGATCCTCTACTTCATCTGATCCACTTTGAACCATCTCGATCACTTCTGTCACAGCATCTGGCTGTTTTACACCTTCTTGTTCCAAGTTGACCACCACTGGTTCAGGTACTGTCTGTGGTACGTGTTCCTTCACGTGTTGAATAACTTCTTGAATGGTCACCTTGGATTCCTCAGTCGTTAAATCCTCTTCAATCTCTGGAGTTGCAGAGAAATTGTCTACTTTTTTAACCGTTTCATGACAAACATCTATGACTTCTCTGACTTCTGTTACCGCCACCTCTAGCACTGTATCCCAAATTGTCTGGGCTGATTTAATATGGACGTCGACCACTTGCACTTGAATTCTGTGATTGTCCTCAAACTCTACAGATGGCACATGCATCATCAACACCACGCTgccttcctctgctgtctcaGCACCATCTCTCACTAAGGATGTGGCAGTCTCCACTTCCTTCTTGAACTCTAGCTGACTTGTCACTTTACCTATCAAGGGTTCAGTAATGGCTGATGTTTTCTCTACCAAAACATTGGGTATTGCAACTGAGACATCTTTGAGATTACATATGATTACTTGTGCCACTACAGCGTGCTCAACTGCAGCAGTTTTTGTCTCAGCGCCTGgaatttcactttctttttctctctcaacaCTGACTTGCACTGCACTGAGCTGCTCTTCATGTTTGGGTTCATTTGTAACTAACACCTTGTCTACACACAGTGCTGGGGGTTCTTCAGTAAATACAGTCTTCTCTAGGTCCTGAACATTACTTGCTTCCTCATTTACAGGGGATACAAAAACTGCTGTTATAGTTTGTAAATCATCTACGACTTCAGGTATACAGTCTTCCTGCTTAACCCCAACATATTGTGGGATACTCTCTGTTTTCTGATCCTCTGCTATCTGTAAAGAGGGATCAAGTTGTGTCACAACTTCACTCTCAATCACATCTGTAACTGCAGCAATGACAACGTCTGGTTTGGGAACGTCTTTTAACATTATTTGCTTTTCAAGCTCCTGAGCACTACCTCTCTCAATAACTTCTGGGACTACATGCACATACATCGATGTCCCTTCATCAGTTTTggtttcagtttcaatgtcttttACATCCAATGGGAATACTTCTTGCTC
The window above is part of the Cottoperca gobio unplaced genomic scaffold, fCotGob3.1 fCotGob3_212arrow_ctg1, whole genome shotgun sequence genome. Proteins encoded here:
- the LOC115004883 gene encoding uncharacterized protein LOC115004883, with protein sequence MYVHVVPEVIERGSAQELEKQIMLKDVPKPDVVIAAVTDVIESEVVTQLDPSLQIAEDQKTESIPQYVGVKQEDCIPEVVDDLQTITAVFVSPVNEEASNVQDLEKTVFTEEPPALCVDKVLVTNEPKHEEQLSAVQVSVEREKESEIPGAETKTAAVEHAVVAQVIICNLKDVSVAIPNVLVEKTSAITEPLIGKVTSQLEFKKEVETATSLVRDGAETAEEGSVVLMMHVPSVEFEDNHRIQVQVVDVHIKSAQTIWDTVLEVAVTEVREVIDVCHETVKKVDNFSATPEIEEDLTTEESKVTIQEVIQHVKEHVPQTVPEPVVVNLEQEGVKQPDAVTEVIEMVQSGSDEVEDPKATVDRSENFRERREEVSNDVCATDQQVSEDLMQDVSGCLDPYIYNQKDDLKESKAELEQSEADVAGEEVKSNQIIHERTQNPIVTPSNAGSVAHQNSGIIPSTCNVESPSSVSIQVKLNIQLRQASAAALPPPATDMSEIKVQTVGKVEPVNPIQRADSQKQMELTEVADHATETPEPELNSDSDRAGIQPVRPDISIQAMETVEQIKSTERAASSVQAAESIQPVRQAERRAASQTLICKPCEPAQEPVQLKEEHEQDVWMDAKEDLYTREEPKVSPHEVEEHLEPRAEREQEEKVGLEHEFEMTPNSNTEEERKQEMYKSTETCELDSDGEDFAVALEHPESESASVSDRLDG